In Erigeron canadensis isolate Cc75 chromosome 7, C_canadensis_v1, whole genome shotgun sequence, one DNA window encodes the following:
- the LOC122608009 gene encoding probable LRR receptor-like serine/threonine-protein kinase RKF3: protein MAAATILYLCFIIFLTLTFSSAQNDTVSCPLNFNIFRNLIGTDRPSSLDMPCLYTRSILLFVESEYLRRTNSFTPPPAAAESCWSAFQTLADDYFPKLDLRKNCGFQPNWISTSGCMNIYNKTQFERRIPQLALNDVVSACNQSLSDSSSCSACLDKLVDLHGSYLNAESNGNLTDCFIFMPIYTAAFVNRFGPTDRGTASCLFGIDFVPKKSDDKHKVIVIVIVVVLALLLTLVFLIGGLWFCRKKKIKEMRRRKRINGNEMNPGPTLDVISGSIDLVKYTIADIKEATRNFSRENIIGTGGFGNVYKGVLPDDGVVALKRFKNCSEAGDASFKHEVEVIASVRHVNLVAVRGYCVATTQYEGYQRIIVCDLVSNGSLHDHLFGMGVRGRVNLTWPIRRKIALGMARGLAYLHYGAQPAIIHRDIKASNILLDENFEAKVADFGLAKFAPEGATHMSTRVAGTMGYVAPEYALYGQLTERSDIYSFGVVLLELLSGKKALLELEEPALLADRAWSMVRKGTPLEVIDSEMTECGSPEIMEKYVLVAVLSSHPQIYARPTMDQVLKMLDMDLPVPSIPERPIPLIAGQEDIERSAGSGGSATVVDMDGLSTIVKEEEDDEEDEKARLSRDR from the coding sequence ATGGCCGCCGCCACCATCCTGTATCtatgtttcatcatttttctaactttaaCGTTTTCCTCAGCCCAAAACGACACCGTTTCATGCCCCTTAAACTTCAACATATTCCGAAACCTCATTGGTACTGACCGCCCTTCTTCACTAGACATGCCGTGCCTGTATACGCGCTCCATCCTTCTGTTTGTCGAGTCCGAATACCTCCGCCGCACCAACTCCTTTACTCCGCCGCCGGCCGCCGCGGAATCCTGCTGGTCCGCTTTCCAAACCCTAGCCGACGACTATTTTCCCAAACTTGACCTCCGAAAAAACTGCGGTTTTCAACCTAACTGGATTAGTACTTCAGGttgtatgaatatatataacaaaacacaGTTTGAACGTAGAATCCCGCAACTTGCGCTAAACGACGTCGTTTCGGCTTGTAATCAGTCCTTATCCGACTCGTCTTCTTGCTCAGCGTGTCTTGACAAGCTTGTTGATTTACATGGAAGTTATTTAAACGCTGAAAGTAACGGAAACTTAACggattgttttatttttatgccTATTTATACGGCGGCGTTTGTTAATCGGTTTGGGCCAACCGATAGAGGTACCGCATCTTGTTTATTTGGGATTGATTTTGTTCCGAAGAAATCGGATGATAAACACAAAGTTATTGTGATTGTAATTGTTGTAGTATTAGCATTACTTTTGACCTTAGTTTTTTTGATAGGAGGATTGTGGTTTTGtaggaagaaaaaaattaagGAAATGAGACGTAGGAAGCGGAtaaatggaaatgaaatgaatcCTGGGCCCACACTGGACGTGATATCCGGAAGTATTGATTTAGTTAAGTATACAATTGCTGATATTAAAGAAGCTACTAGGAATTTTTCGAGAGAGAATATAATAGGGACAGGAGGTTTTGGTAATGTTTATAAAGGGGTGTTGCCGGACGATGGTGTAGTCGCCTTGAAACGCTTTAAGAATTGTTCGGAAGCAGGTGATGCTAGTTTTAAGCATGAGGTTGAAGTGATTGCAAGTGTTCGGCATGTGAATTTGGTTGCGGTGAGAGGGTATTGTGTTGCGACGACACAGTATGAGGGTTATCAACGGATTATTGTTTGTGATTTGGTCAGTAATGGTAGCTTACATGATCATCTTTTTGGGATGGGGGTGAGGGGGAGGGTGAATCTTACCTGGCCTATACGTAGGAAGATTGCGTTAGGTATGGCTAGAGGGTTGGCTTATTTGCATTATGGGGCACAGCCTGCGATCATTCATAGGGATATTAAAGCGAGTAATATACTTTTGGATGAGAACTTTGAAGCTAAAGTGGCGGATTTTGGGTTGGCTAAGTTTGCTCCCGAGGGTGCGACTCATATGAGTACTAGGGTGGCTGGTACGATGGGTTATGTTGCCCCAGAGTATGCGTTATATGGTCAGTTGACGGAGAGGAGTGATATTTATAGCTTTGGGGTTGTCTTGTTGGAGCTTTTAAGTGGTAAAAAGGCTTTATTGGAGCTTGAGGAACCGGCACTTTTAGCCGATCGGGCGTGGTCAATGGTGCGAAAAGGTACACCTTTAGAAGTTATTGATAGTGAAATGACCGAATGTGGTTCGCCCGAAATCATGGAGAAGTATGTTTTGGTTGCTGTTCTTTCGTCTCATCCACAGATATATGCTAGACCCACTATGGATCAAGTGTTGAAGATGTTAGATATGGATTTGCCCGTTCCTTCCATACCAGAAAGGCCGATACCGCTTATAGCTGGACAGGAGGATATTGAGAGATCTGCTGGTAGTGGTGGATCCGCCACTGTGGTAGATATGGACGGACTATCTACCATTGTAAAGGAGGAGGAGGACgacgaagaagatgaaaaagCCCGCCTTTCAAGGGACAGATAG